From Carcharodon carcharias isolate sCarCar2 chromosome 21, sCarCar2.pri, whole genome shotgun sequence:
AATGCATTACGACTTCAAATTTACAGATAAACATGGGCATAAAACGACAACGGGGATATCATGACTCCAGATTAACAGTAAGGAAATCTGCAAGAGATCATCAGGAAACTTGGCACAAACATATTTCAGTTCTTTTATTGATAATTTCACTCAACATTCATTAACTGCCTTCAGTCCCTCAGTAAACGCAGATTCTATTATTGTCATAATTAAATCACTACACCTTAATTTTCACCAtgaccagaatttttagctcggtgagtgggcgcatgcccaacccgaccgagcatgaaatgatgcgcgatgacattgggcaagtgtcccgatgtcatcgcgcagttAGTGGGCATGCACTGGAGCCACCAGCGCGCATGCCAACAATTAACTTATCAATcgtcctgaatttttcactgcctgtccaacccaatggatgacgggcaggtgaaaaggccaagcggcctttgcatttttttggaaacctcatccatgggcgggatgaggtttccaaaagcaaaagcaaatgaaataaaaactttaatttttaattaaaaacatgtccctgctcatgtcacaggtcacatgagcagggacatgttttattaattttttatgcTGTTTAATGATTTTTTCAGTATATTCTTCATtgccctgaagcagctctgtgcctcagggagattactcaGTGCTCTATCGCGCACATGCGTGAAGTGTGTGCaaggcctgctcgccctcctgCCCCCGATCACACAGgcaaagctcagcgctgccactcgtgttatgctgggcgggccttaattggcccaccagtgtgaattCGCGCTGCACTGTGGATCGCGGGTGGTGGCCGGCTTCCGGAccgcccccaccaagcccgcatgccaagggcaaaattttgccccatAGGAGCAATCACAATCTTGTTTTAAACCCTTGCAGCCCAGTGAGCAAAGATACCACTGAGCCTGGTGCCAAGTCATACAGACCAGAAAGCTCAAGCTTATTTTGCAATCTGCATTTATTTTCACCTGGGTAACAATTCAGCACTACAattggtattaccatcactggggTAAGGAGGAGAAAGAACAGGCTGGGTTCCCCCTCTGATCTGTTGTGAACCTGTCACTAAAGCAACAGCCAGGGCTTCAAGGGCAGGAGGGAAGGCGATTGTCAAAGAACTCCTCTTTTGAATAAATTctcaaaaaaattatttttctctGCATCACTCCCAAATCTAACCACCTTCTTCCAAAGGCTGGACTTAGATTCCTCCAAAAACAAATTCATTACAAGTCACATTTCTTGGATCTCACAAATGCTGGCAGAAACTTTGACCTCTGTTGGATAGTTTGGAAGTTACTGGCATGATTTTAAGAGTAAGAATCAGTACTTACGCCTCTTTTTTGAATGTTGCCAGAGTGATCTTATTATCAAGGGCACCCAATGGCTCCATTACAAAATCCTTTACTCCCATGGTTTTCAAAGCTGAAATGATTCCAAGCGAGGAATTAATACTGAGCTTCTAAGTTGCAGTAATTTATACACGAAGATCCTATACAACTGGATATGAGAATCTtaccttctctgtactgcctcAAAGTTATATGCCCTTGTCTTGTAGTGTCCAAAATCCCAAACACAGTATCTAAATTTGACTCATCAAACAAGCAAGGGTAGTCCTTTTCAGTCTGCCTGGCGACATTCAGTTTTTCCAGTTGACCTATTAAAAACTCCAATGGCTTGGCTGCAAACATGAAAATAGGTTTAATTTAACAGTTGTTAAATGTAGTTCAGTCAACTACGTTATTTATTTTCTTCAAACTGACCAGAAATAACTTTCTAGGTTTTATAATAGATAGGTCTACAATCAAATTTTTTATaatagaaactgttcccactcaagagaatatcaagaactagagggcgcagattcaaaataattggcaaaaggagtaaatgtgatgtggggGATAATGCTTtcattggagtctggaacaaacttcttgaaaagggtgctggaggcaggtttgatcaaggtattcaaaagggaattggattgctacctgaaaagaaagaacgtgcaaggttacagggctaaggcaagggagtgggactaggtggaatgctctttcagagagccagtgcagactcgatgggccgaatggtctccttctgcactgtaaagatactgcaATACTATAGTTTAACAATCTGATGAATAAGCAGCATAGCTCGAGGTGGCAAAACAATCTTACCCAATTTGCTGTTCACCAGATCactgtttcctgttttctgttcaTATATGTCTCACTCGGAAAATCATCAGTTCTCTACACCATCTGACACACTAATCTTTCAAAACTATTTATTTGCTATTTTTGTTCACTGCGAGAGGTTGCAGCTCCTTTTCCTCAACTTCTGGCTTAGTCCTCCCTTCAGTCCTagctcctgatctttggccacccagtgtggagaggggtgggCAAGCCAGAGGGCCTGAGTGGGTCTATGTCTGGGCCTGGCCAAGCTGATCACCTACAGGTTCAGCCTGGAAATAGGTGATCGGTCTAGCAGCCTGCCTCTCTTTTGCTTTCTTGTGCATGCTAAGACATGGCTGGAGAAAGAATGCACAGTGTCTCACTGCAATTAGTGGGCACCACAGTGTAAACAGTACTGGATAATGGCAACAGCATTATTATTTAAATTTACAAGTTTTTTAGGTTTAATCCTTTATTAGTTATGCCCTAAAAGTGGGGGCATTTTGCTAGGTTTTTAATTGATAATTTGTTTATTTAGAAAAGACATAACCAATCTTTCCGCAATGTTGACTGGTCTATGGGGTGTTCTGACTCATTTATCCATCTTCACTTCATCATTATAACATAGTTACAAAGAATTACATAGATATACAACACTgaaaacaggctattcagcccaaacAGACCTTCCCTGTCAGTTATTAATGCTCCACGGTGAAAAATAAATATGacaaacccccacccaccagaTTGGTTTAAGGGTGCGCGGAGGATGGGATCAGGAGGTGCAATGTCAGGATGGGTTTGGGTTGGAGGTGCATTGACAGGGTGAGGCTTAAGATGGACCTGTGGTGCCAGGATAGGGTGCGGTGtcagggtggggtttggagtggggggtgcagtgtcagagtggggtttggagtggggggtgcagtgtcagggtggggtttggagtggggggtgcagtgtcagggtggggtttggagtggggggtgcagtgtcagggtggggtttggagtggggggtgcagtgtcagggtggggtttggagtggggggtgcagtgtcagggtggggtttggagtggggggtgcagtgtcagggtggggtttggagtggggggtg
This genomic window contains:
- the si:dkey-42p14.3 gene encoding EF-hand calcium-binding domain-containing protein 10; its protein translation is MASPLEREAAEYLAEHQILELLDNLTSLLLYQRPAKPLEFLIGQLEKLNVARQTEKDYPCLFDESNLDTVFGILDTTRQGHITLRQYREALKTMGVKDFVMEPLGALDNKITLATFKKEAKAGLMKTCATFKT